One window of Acidobacteriaceae bacterium genomic DNA carries:
- a CDS encoding DUF1269 domain-containing protein, which translates to MDRMLVVVFNDEAKAYQGKTALMQLQDQGNVNVYGYAVVAENADRSATIKQSDNSGPLGSLFGMSFGALAGALFGPVGMLLGAAGGLGGGAAVDFTNLGVGQDFLDDIAKTLTPGKVALVAEVDEEWTAPVDSSMEVLGGVVLRRALSDVQKQVREENIAAMKADVAQYRAEMAQAHADRKAKLQEKIGQLESRIQAQVQKLQERSVISQKKAQAKATAAEAKAAVARAKAS; encoded by the coding sequence ATGGACCGTATGCTGGTCGTTGTTTTTAACGATGAGGCGAAAGCGTATCAAGGGAAGACTGCGCTTATGCAGCTACAAGACCAGGGCAACGTTAATGTATATGGGTACGCTGTTGTCGCGGAGAATGCGGACCGCAGCGCAACGATAAAGCAGTCGGACAACAGCGGGCCGCTCGGCAGCTTGTTCGGTATGTCTTTTGGAGCACTTGCCGGAGCTCTCTTTGGACCCGTAGGAATGCTGCTGGGAGCAGCCGGGGGACTGGGCGGCGGTGCTGCGGTCGACTTCACGAACCTCGGCGTCGGCCAGGACTTTCTGGACGATATAGCCAAAACGCTGACGCCGGGCAAAGTGGCACTGGTTGCCGAGGTCGATGAGGAGTGGACGGCGCCCGTCGACTCGAGCATGGAGGTGCTCGGCGGCGTCGTGCTGCGGCGTGCCTTGTCGGATGTGCAGAAGCAGGTGCGCGAGGAAAACATCGCCGCCATGAAAGCCGACGTGGCCCAGTACCGGGCGGAGATGGCGCAGGCACACGCGGATCGCAAGGCGAAGCTGCAGGAGAAGATCGGCCAGCTCGAGAGCAGGATCCAGGCGCAGGTGCAGAAGCTGCAGGAACGAAGTGTCATCTCGCAGAAGAAGGCGCAGGCCAAAGCAACAGCGGCCGAAGCGAAGGCAGCAGTCGCCCGGGCCAAAGCGTCGTAG
- the ribB gene encoding 3,4-dihydroxy-2-butanone-4-phosphate synthase, whose protein sequence is MAELPGGFVDVPEAIAELQAGRMIVVVDDEDRENEGDLTLAAEFCTPEAINFMAKYGRGLICLTLTEERADALRLSPMTQDNTSRFGTAFTESIEAREGVTTGISAADRAHTIQVAIAPGTTPNDLARPGHVFPLRARKGGVLVRAGQTEASVDLARMAGLIPAGVICEIMNEDGTMARVPDLLEFCKAHGLKMLTVAELIRYRLQNERYVHRVGEAQLPTPLGEFRMIAYESEAGLGETYGSNGESHVALVYGDLERAQSAGEPVLVRVHTHCLAGNLFGSSLCNCQATLDGSMRAVAEAGAGAIVYLHHTQRGLGVDRTLQPPRLAFHRSEGRAGGERSEDGHQRVLRQVGLGGQILSDLGIRRIMLLSNHPTHVPALQGFGIEIVGQAPIPGVTDQETSSR, encoded by the coding sequence ATGGCAGAGTTGCCGGGTGGATTTGTAGATGTGCCGGAGGCAATCGCAGAGCTGCAGGCCGGCAGGATGATCGTGGTCGTCGACGACGAAGACCGCGAAAACGAGGGCGATCTGACTCTGGCGGCGGAGTTCTGCACGCCGGAAGCCATCAACTTCATGGCTAAATACGGCCGCGGATTGATCTGCCTGACCCTAACTGAAGAGCGAGCGGACGCGCTGCGTCTCTCTCCCATGACGCAGGATAATACCTCGCGTTTTGGCACGGCGTTCACCGAGTCGATTGAGGCGCGCGAGGGCGTGACTACCGGAATCTCAGCGGCCGATCGCGCCCATACCATCCAGGTGGCGATTGCGCCGGGAACCACGCCGAATGATCTCGCAAGGCCAGGCCATGTGTTTCCGCTACGGGCACGCAAAGGTGGAGTACTTGTGCGCGCTGGCCAGACGGAGGCTTCGGTCGACCTCGCCCGGATGGCTGGCCTGATTCCGGCCGGCGTGATCTGCGAAATCATGAACGAGGACGGAACGATGGCGCGCGTTCCGGATCTGCTCGAGTTTTGCAAAGCGCATGGGCTGAAGATGCTGACCGTTGCGGAGCTCATCCGCTACCGTCTGCAGAACGAGCGCTATGTGCACAGGGTTGGCGAGGCGCAGCTGCCGACGCCCCTCGGCGAGTTTCGGATGATTGCCTACGAGAGCGAGGCTGGCCTGGGCGAGACATACGGGAGCAACGGGGAGTCTCACGTCGCGCTGGTCTATGGAGACCTCGAGAGGGCGCAGAGCGCAGGAGAGCCGGTGCTCGTGAGGGTGCACACGCATTGCCTGGCCGGAAATTTGTTCGGGTCGTCGTTGTGTAATTGCCAGGCGACACTCGACGGTTCGATGCGCGCCGTCGCCGAGGCTGGAGCCGGTGCGATTGTTTACTTGCACCACACGCAGCGAGGTCTGGGTGTTGACCGGACACTGCAGCCTCCGCGGCTTGCGTTTCATCGCAGCGAAGGGCGCGCCGGCGGAGAGCGCAGTGAGGACGGACATCAGCGGGTGCTGCGACAGGTGGGGCTCGGAGGACAGATCCTCTCGGACCTCGGAATTCGCAGGATCATGCTACTGAGCAATCATCCGACACACGTACCTGCGCTGCAGGGCTTCGGGATCGAGATCGTAGGGCAGGCGCCGATTCCTGGCGTAACAGACCAGGAGACGAGCAGCCGCTGA
- a CDS encoding HAD family phosphatase → MPQIRAVLFDFGLVLSGPPDPLAHRRMQAILNATDAELEVPYWRHRHDYDLGVLSGVEFWRVVSEELGHPPSDDEITELLRTDVDLWTQPNQPMIDWAITLQRAGVATGILSNIGDAMETGILERCSWLAGFPHHTFSHRLRIAKPDERIYHHAVAGIGNAAEATLFIDDRIENVEAARRVGLHAIQYSRHDTFLRELQHANVIGLPMPSSLIAK, encoded by the coding sequence ATGCCTCAGATTCGTGCGGTTCTTTTCGACTTCGGCCTCGTGCTCAGCGGTCCGCCAGATCCCCTCGCCCATCGCCGCATGCAGGCGATCCTCAACGCCACGGATGCTGAACTCGAGGTTCCCTACTGGCGGCATCGGCACGACTACGACCTTGGCGTGCTGAGTGGGGTTGAGTTCTGGCGCGTTGTCAGCGAAGAACTCGGCCATCCGCCGAGCGACGACGAAATCACGGAGCTGCTCCGGACAGATGTCGATCTGTGGACTCAACCCAATCAGCCGATGATCGACTGGGCGATCACTCTGCAGCGCGCTGGAGTCGCCACTGGCATCCTCTCCAACATCGGGGACGCCATGGAAACCGGCATTCTTGAACGCTGCTCCTGGCTCGCTGGATTTCCGCACCATACCTTCTCGCATCGGCTCAGAATCGCCAAGCCGGATGAGCGTATCTACCATCACGCGGTTGCCGGCATCGGCAACGCGGCGGAGGCCACGCTATTCATTGACGACCGCATAGAGAACGTCGAGGCCGCTCGCAGAGTCGGCCTGCATGCCATCCAGTACAGCAGGCACGACACCTTTCTCCGTGAGCTTCAGCATGCGAACGTGATTGGTCTTCCGATGCCCAGCTCGCTTATCGCAAAGTAG
- a CDS encoding pyridoxal phosphate-dependent aminotransferase, whose protein sequence is MRFSARTAWELGENALTAKLRERRARGEEVLDLTVSNPTACGFTYEREALLEPLAAPAALEYEPEPFGLESARAAVAEYYADHGAMVPLEHVCLTTSTSEAYSYLFRLLCDPGDEVLVARPSYPLFDFIARLDSVMLREYPLRYDPGASAASAHAWTIDFDALRDAITERTRAIIVVHPNNPTGNYASESEREELETLCAVRGIALIVDEVFLDYAVRTEVRPRTFAAGDGPALCFVLSGLSKVCALPQMKLSWIVARGPKEILETALARLEIVADTFLSVNAPTQAALPKWLRGRNFLQEQIRVRVRSNLAMLDARLRGTHADRLALEGGWTTVLRVARQVDGQDFAHAALNRGVLVQPGEFYGLPAGRAVLSLLCPTETWHHGLALLPID, encoded by the coding sequence ATGAGATTTTCTGCGAGAACGGCCTGGGAGCTGGGCGAGAATGCGCTTACCGCGAAATTGCGAGAGCGGCGGGCGCGCGGCGAAGAGGTCCTGGACCTGACAGTTTCAAATCCGACCGCGTGCGGATTCACGTATGAACGCGAGGCGCTCCTGGAACCGCTTGCGGCGCCGGCTGCACTCGAATATGAGCCGGAGCCATTCGGTCTGGAATCAGCGCGCGCCGCCGTCGCGGAGTATTACGCCGATCATGGCGCCATGGTGCCGCTCGAACATGTCTGCCTGACGACCAGCACCAGTGAAGCGTACAGCTATCTTTTCCGTCTGCTGTGCGATCCGGGGGATGAGGTGCTCGTCGCACGGCCAAGCTATCCGTTGTTTGATTTCATTGCGCGGTTGGATTCTGTGATGCTGCGTGAGTATCCGCTGCGCTACGATCCGGGCGCTTCAGCCGCATCTGCGCACGCGTGGACCATTGACTTCGACGCGCTGCGAGACGCGATTACGGAGCGCACGCGAGCGATCATCGTGGTGCATCCGAATAACCCGACAGGGAATTATGCATCCGAGAGCGAACGCGAAGAGCTGGAGACACTTTGCGCCGTGCGCGGCATTGCGCTGATCGTGGACGAGGTTTTTCTCGATTACGCCGTGCGGACGGAGGTGAGACCCCGTACATTTGCGGCGGGCGACGGGCCTGCGTTGTGCTTCGTGCTGAGCGGGCTCAGCAAAGTGTGTGCGCTGCCGCAAATGAAGCTGTCGTGGATTGTCGCGCGCGGCCCGAAAGAGATCCTGGAGACAGCGCTTGCGCGACTGGAGATCGTCGCGGACACTTTTCTGTCAGTGAATGCTCCAACTCAGGCAGCACTGCCGAAGTGGTTGCGAGGACGAAATTTCCTTCAAGAGCAGATTCGAGTGCGCGTTCGCTCGAACCTCGCCATGCTTGATGCGCGGCTTCGCGGGACACACGCGGACCGGCTCGCGCTCGAGGGTGGTTGGACGACTGTGCTGCGTGTCGCGCGGCAGGTCGACGGGCAGGACTTTGCACACGCAGCGCTGAATCGCGGTGTGCTTGTGCAGCCGGGCGAGTTTTACGGTTTGCCTGCCGGACGCGCAGTGCTCAGCTTGCTCTGCCCGACGGAAACCTGGCACCACGGCTTGGCGCTGCTGCCGATCGATTGA
- a CDS encoding MBL fold metallo-hydrolase has protein sequence MIRETFPVGLLQCNCTILGDEQSREAIVVDPGYEIPRILAALAKHQLTVRQIVVTHAHIDHIASALELKQITGAPILYNAADLPLAAMMDMQAAWIGVETPKVKPPDHSPSDLEHMKVGDIDAQVLYTPGHTEGSLCLYLPANQLLVAGDTLFAGSIGRTDLPGGNYNKLIQSIRERLLPLPDSTVVIPGHGPTTTIGEERVSNPFLT, from the coding sequence ATGATTCGTGAGACCTTCCCAGTCGGCTTGCTCCAGTGCAACTGCACGATCCTGGGTGACGAGCAATCGCGTGAAGCGATCGTCGTCGACCCAGGCTATGAGATCCCGCGGATCTTGGCCGCGCTCGCGAAGCATCAACTCACCGTTCGTCAGATCGTCGTCACTCACGCGCACATCGATCACATCGCCAGCGCGCTCGAACTCAAGCAGATTACCGGTGCGCCCATTCTCTACAACGCTGCCGACTTGCCCTTAGCAGCAATGATGGACATGCAGGCCGCGTGGATCGGCGTAGAGACACCGAAGGTCAAGCCACCCGATCACTCTCCTTCCGATCTCGAACATATGAAGGTCGGTGACATTGACGCGCAGGTCCTCTACACTCCTGGCCACACGGAAGGAAGCCTGTGCCTCTATCTTCCGGCGAACCAGCTCCTCGTCGCCGGAGACACGCTCTTTGCGGGATCCATAGGTCGCACTGATCTGCCCGGCGGTAACTACAACAAGCTGATCCAGAGCATCCGCGAGCGATTGCTTCCCTTGCCCGACAGTACCGTTGTGATCCCCGGCCACGGTCCCACGACGACCATTGGTGAAGAGCGCGTGTCGAACCCTTTTCTCACTTGA
- the secG gene encoding preprotein translocase subunit SecG: MVILLVIVHVIVCLFITGVILLQQGKSADLASAFGGQGSQTAFGPRGAANLLTRMTTWAAVIFMFTSIALTIAMSHSRTNRSVLSGTTQSTPAHK; encoded by the coding sequence ATGGTTATTCTCCTCGTCATTGTTCACGTTATCGTCTGCTTGTTCATCACCGGAGTCATCCTGCTTCAGCAGGGCAAGTCTGCCGATCTCGCCAGCGCCTTTGGCGGCCAGGGATCACAGACTGCTTTCGGTCCTCGTGGTGCGGCAAACCTGCTGACGCGCATGACCACATGGGCAGCGGTCATCTTCATGTTTACCTCTATTGCGCTGACGATTGCGATGTCGCACTCGAGGACGAACCGGTCCGTTCTTTCGGGAACCACGCAATCCACGCCGGCGCACAAGTAA
- the bglX gene encoding beta-glucosidase BglX, giving the protein MAATVCAQQQRHASVHAVRPSNAQLASPEIERRVNALLARMTLEEKLGQLVQYSSTGRTSATKAATATADLAANPEATYQIDAMQLASEGRLGSMLNVTGGERIASYQHAAVEKSRLHIPLLFGADVIHGYRTIYPIPLGLAASFDPELVEHLAHMSAQEATTAGIRWFYSPMVDISRDARWGRSAEGAGEDPFLGAAMARAYVRGYQGTTLSASDSVAASVKHFAAYGAAEAGREYNTTDMSESRLRQVYLPPYKAAVDAGAATIMSAFNALNGVPATANPYLLDTILRKEWGFDGLVVSDYTAITELIHHGVALDAATAAEKAINAGVDVDMMSHLYDTQLPALIRSGRVPMSVIDEAVRRVLRVKFALGLFEHPYAGVPEITAAVPEHRPLVLEAAEESFVLLENKQLGNQPVLPLKSDAKIALIGPLADAANEMQGAWGGAHRGTDVVTLRAALEERAAKEGANLLYAQGTQINSDSDAGFADAEKVARDADVVVMAMGESSAMSGEAGSRAHLTLPGNQQALVERIVATGKPVVLVVFSGRPLVLTWAHEHVDGIVEAWFPGTEAGHALAAVLYGDVSPSGRLPMSFPVTEGQEPLYYNQFPTGRPALDADLSKPPSSTTRFLSRYIDAPNDALYPFGYGLSYTTFDYSDVKLSRTSVPLNEIHDDAKGLVTVTAVVRNTGGRPSSTVVQCYVGNRGASLEQPMRSLKGFQRVSLAPGESKTVTFQLGFDELSFFDNTGRQRVDPSEYTVWVGGDSRATASARFKVGR; this is encoded by the coding sequence GTGGCTGCGACGGTTTGCGCTCAGCAGCAGCGGCACGCTTCGGTTCACGCGGTTCGTCCATCGAACGCGCAACTCGCTTCTCCGGAGATCGAGCGCCGCGTGAACGCTCTGCTCGCGCGCATGACTCTCGAGGAGAAGCTGGGACAGCTGGTGCAGTACAGCAGCACAGGCAGGACGTCTGCGACGAAAGCAGCCACTGCAACTGCGGATCTTGCGGCCAACCCGGAGGCGACGTATCAAATAGATGCGATGCAGCTTGCCTCAGAGGGCAGGCTTGGATCGATGCTGAACGTCACGGGCGGCGAGCGGATCGCAAGTTATCAGCATGCGGCCGTTGAAAAGAGCCGCCTGCACATTCCGCTGCTGTTTGGAGCGGACGTCATTCACGGATACCGCACGATTTATCCCATACCACTGGGTCTCGCGGCGAGTTTCGATCCGGAACTCGTGGAGCATCTTGCGCACATGTCGGCGCAGGAAGCGACAACTGCGGGCATTCGCTGGTTCTACTCGCCGATGGTTGACATCTCCCGCGATGCACGCTGGGGACGCTCAGCAGAAGGAGCCGGCGAGGATCCATTCCTTGGCGCGGCGATGGCCCGAGCCTACGTGCGCGGCTACCAGGGCACCACTCTCAGCGCTTCGGACAGTGTGGCTGCGAGCGTGAAACACTTCGCAGCTTATGGCGCAGCTGAAGCCGGACGCGAATACAACACGACCGACATGAGTGAGAGCAGGCTCCGCCAGGTCTATCTGCCGCCGTACAAGGCCGCCGTCGACGCGGGTGCTGCTACGATCATGAGCGCTTTCAACGCTCTGAATGGTGTCCCTGCGACCGCAAATCCTTACCTGCTCGATACGATACTGCGCAAAGAGTGGGGCTTCGACGGTCTCGTTGTAAGCGACTATACGGCCATCACGGAACTGATTCACCACGGCGTCGCGCTGGATGCCGCGACAGCCGCCGAGAAGGCGATCAACGCAGGCGTGGATGTCGACATGATGTCCCATCTTTACGACACACAGCTTCCCGCGCTGATCCGTTCCGGTCGCGTGCCGATGTCAGTAATCGATGAAGCGGTGAGACGGGTGTTGCGCGTGAAGTTCGCGCTGGGTCTCTTCGAACACCCTTATGCAGGTGTGCCCGAGATTACCGCCGCCGTTCCGGAGCATCGTCCGCTGGTTCTCGAGGCGGCAGAAGAGTCGTTCGTGCTTCTCGAGAACAAGCAGCTAGGCAATCAGCCTGTGCTTCCGCTCAAATCCGATGCAAAGATCGCGCTCATTGGTCCACTCGCCGATGCAGCGAACGAGATGCAGGGCGCGTGGGGAGGGGCACATCGCGGCACGGATGTTGTGACTCTCAGAGCGGCGCTTGAGGAGCGTGCTGCGAAGGAGGGAGCGAACCTTTTGTACGCACAGGGTACGCAGATCAACAGCGACTCTGATGCAGGCTTTGCAGATGCCGAGAAGGTGGCTCGCGACGCCGACGTCGTCGTAATGGCGATGGGAGAATCGAGCGCGATGAGCGGAGAAGCAGGATCGCGCGCGCACCTCACTCTGCCCGGCAACCAACAGGCTCTGGTTGAGCGCATTGTCGCCACCGGAAAGCCGGTCGTACTTGTGGTTTTCTCGGGACGCCCACTCGTGCTTACATGGGCGCACGAGCATGTGGATGGCATTGTCGAAGCATGGTTTCCCGGCACGGAAGCCGGGCATGCGCTTGCTGCGGTCCTCTATGGTGACGTGAGCCCGAGCGGCAGGCTTCCGATGAGCTTCCCTGTGACAGAGGGGCAGGAGCCGCTTTACTACAACCAGTTCCCTACCGGTCGCCCCGCGCTCGACGCAGACCTGAGCAAGCCGCCGAGTTCGACTACGCGATTCTTGTCGCGTTACATTGATGCTCCGAACGACGCGCTGTATCCGTTCGGATACGGGCTTTCCTATACGACGTTTGACTACTCAGATGTGAAGCTCTCACGCACATCTGTGCCCTTGAACGAGATCCACGATGATGCGAAGGGGCTTGTCACGGTGACGGCCGTAGTGCGAAATACAGGGGGGAGGCCGTCGAGTACGGTGGTGCAGTGCTACGTCGGCAACCGGGGCGCGAGCCTTGAGCAGCCGATGCGCAGCCTCAAAGGTTTCCAGCGCGTTAGCCTCGCCCCCGGTGAATCCAAAACGGTTACCTTCCAGCTCGGGTTCGATGAGCTCTCGTTCTTCGACAACACCGGCCGCCAGCGAGTCGATCCATCGGAGTACACCGTGTGGGTCGGAGGGGACTCAAGAGCAACCGCATCCGCGCGCTTCAAGGTTGGACGGTGA
- a CDS encoding glucoamylase family protein, with product MSFLRIVSRCGLAGAIAVGVLAFSSANAQQSWQQKEFFENSESVHAHFYSEGNVSAPSALELIDGKLPVDTSSFVSAPNSLRLSWTSAPEGEWDVELRLQNWPNRYVNFTGDTLSLWLYSKETLQGPELPLICLHDAGNGFSEKVRLGDYVHQVAAAKWTRVLIPMSSFHSRSVRPFEPARTNTIVFLQGNSDGHPHTVLVDNVRIANLERHEKTPPTPANLQAKGYERHVLLTWDASEDPDVAEYVIYRSMNGGPFVQVQTQRPAINRAVDFINQVGVSANYRVTARTAGLRESAPSNTVQAATHAMSDDELLTMVQEASFSYYWDGAEPHSGLARESIPGDPDMIAVGGSGFGIMSLIVGAERGFAPREAIVDRMLRITSYLAHADRFHGAWPHFLSGSTGHILPAFGLYDDGADIVETSFLMEGLLSARGYFTRDTPKERELRDEITALWRGVEWDWFNATPAHDALYWHWSPDFGFHKKNRLGGWNETLMPYLLGIASPTHPLPASLYYSGWCSEGNPARHFGKHSSWYGITLTVADPNGTTGPLFFTHYSFMGYDPRGVHDKYANYFVNNRNMSIIQQKYAIDNPHHFEGYGADDWGMSAVTGPHGYRAFHPPSTDDGTLAPTAAMGAYAYTPEASLLALKHFYRDLGPALWDVYGFRNAFNETEDWYATGELALNQAPQTVMIENGRTGLVWRSFMSNPEMPAMQKKIGLVPDKDQ from the coding sequence ATGAGTTTTTTGAGGATCGTTTCGCGCTGCGGGCTCGCTGGCGCAATCGCTGTCGGTGTACTCGCGTTCTCTTCTGCAAACGCGCAGCAGAGCTGGCAGCAAAAGGAATTTTTCGAAAACAGCGAGTCCGTGCATGCGCATTTCTATAGCGAAGGGAATGTTTCTGCTCCCAGCGCGTTGGAACTGATTGACGGCAAACTTCCCGTAGACACCTCGAGTTTCGTCAGCGCTCCGAATTCTCTGCGCCTCTCGTGGACCAGCGCTCCGGAAGGCGAGTGGGATGTTGAGCTGCGCCTGCAGAACTGGCCGAATCGATACGTGAACTTCACAGGGGACACGTTGTCGTTGTGGCTCTATTCGAAAGAAACGCTGCAGGGGCCTGAGCTGCCGCTGATCTGTTTGCACGATGCCGGCAACGGATTCAGCGAAAAGGTGCGGCTTGGCGATTATGTGCATCAGGTGGCGGCGGCCAAGTGGACGCGTGTGCTGATCCCGATGAGCTCGTTCCACTCGCGATCAGTAAGGCCATTCGAGCCTGCCAGGACAAATACGATCGTCTTTTTACAAGGCAATTCGGATGGTCATCCGCATACCGTGCTCGTCGATAACGTGCGTATCGCGAATCTCGAACGGCATGAGAAGACGCCGCCGACGCCGGCAAACCTGCAAGCAAAGGGGTATGAGCGGCACGTTCTGCTCACATGGGACGCGAGCGAGGATCCGGATGTCGCTGAGTACGTCATTTACCGATCGATGAATGGCGGTCCGTTTGTTCAGGTGCAAACGCAGCGACCGGCCATCAATCGCGCTGTGGACTTCATAAACCAAGTGGGCGTGTCCGCAAACTATCGCGTCACGGCGCGCACCGCGGGACTGCGCGAGTCAGCGCCATCGAATACGGTACAAGCTGCAACGCACGCCATGAGCGACGATGAGTTGTTGACGATGGTGCAGGAAGCAAGTTTTTCGTACTACTGGGACGGCGCCGAACCGCACAGCGGGCTGGCTCGGGAATCCATACCGGGCGATCCCGACATGATCGCTGTTGGCGGCAGCGGCTTCGGGATCATGTCGTTGATCGTTGGCGCAGAGCGCGGCTTTGCTCCGCGGGAAGCGATCGTCGACCGCATGCTGCGGATCACGAGCTATCTTGCGCATGCGGACCGGTTCCATGGCGCGTGGCCGCATTTCCTTAGCGGCAGCACAGGACATATCCTGCCGGCCTTCGGGCTCTATGATGATGGGGCAGATATCGTCGAAACATCATTCTTGATGGAAGGACTGCTTTCCGCGCGCGGATACTTCACGCGCGACACACCGAAGGAGCGCGAACTGCGCGATGAGATTACCGCTCTGTGGCGCGGCGTCGAGTGGGATTGGTTCAATGCAACGCCAGCGCATGACGCGCTCTACTGGCACTGGTCGCCGGATTTCGGATTTCACAAGAAGAATCGTCTTGGCGGATGGAACGAAACGCTGATGCCGTATCTTCTCGGCATTGCATCGCCGACCCACCCTCTGCCGGCCAGCCTCTACTATTCCGGCTGGTGCTCCGAAGGTAATCCGGCACGGCATTTCGGTAAGCATAGTTCCTGGTACGGAATCACGCTGACGGTCGCAGATCCGAATGGGACGACTGGGCCCTTGTTCTTCACTCACTATTCGTTCATGGGTTATGACCCGCGCGGCGTGCACGACAAATACGCCAACTACTTCGTGAACAATCGAAACATGAGCATCATTCAGCAGAAGTATGCGATCGACAACCCGCATCATTTTGAGGGCTACGGCGCAGATGACTGGGGAATGTCTGCGGTGACAGGGCCGCATGGATATCGGGCGTTCCATCCCCCATCGACCGATGACGGAACGCTCGCACCGACTGCTGCGATGGGCGCCTACGCCTACACACCGGAGGCATCGCTGCTCGCACTGAAACATTTCTACCGCGATCTCGGGCCGGCACTCTGGGATGTGTATGGTTTCCGCAACGCATTCAATGAAACAGAAGACTGGTACGCGACTGGCGAGCTGGCGTTGAACCAGGCGCCACAGACTGTAATGATTGAAAACGGGCGCACTGGACTCGTCTGGCGCAGCTTCATGAGTAACCCTGAGATGCCGGCGATGCAGAAGAAGATCGGCCTGGTACCGGACAAGGATCAGTAA
- a CDS encoding glucoamylase family protein has product MTPDHEGLGKTFSRRDALRIVAAGALAPAWARGFSYSKHHNDDDLLDELSRRCFLYFADAMDPETGICMDLIHGNPDDNTRKGDQTRGSTGVTGFALTAMCIGAERKWIERTKAKDVVRRTLRSYTNGKVLCEHGWFYHFLDVHTGERWKEVEMSTSDSIWLLAGALTCRQFFHEDHEIADLATLLYSRYDFPWMTNGDGKLLSHGWKPEGHLALRYDKYCQLAAMYLLGIGSPTLPLPPDAWYAWERNPNQYGQYHYVGTSLLWTYQYPFAWFDFRGRRETRGAKVDWFANSQTATRAHREWCYTDLAKQFPDYTQDIWGITSSSSPKGYKAWGGPPQHSKIDGTVVPCAAGGSLMLDPDICIPALYAMKKKYGATIWGKYGLADAFNPLTNWVSTDTLGLDVGMMLLSAENIRTGNLWAWFMANPEPQRAMQLAGIEKV; this is encoded by the coding sequence ATGACGCCGGATCATGAAGGACTGGGTAAGACTTTTTCGCGGCGTGATGCCTTGCGCATCGTCGCGGCCGGAGCATTGGCGCCTGCATGGGCGCGCGGATTCAGCTACAGCAAACATCACAACGACGATGATCTGCTGGATGAGTTATCGCGCCGCTGCTTTTTGTACTTTGCAGATGCGATGGATCCGGAGACCGGCATCTGCATGGATTTGATCCACGGGAATCCTGACGACAACACACGCAAGGGAGACCAGACCCGGGGAAGCACCGGCGTGACGGGGTTTGCATTGACCGCGATGTGTATTGGAGCGGAGCGCAAATGGATCGAGCGTACAAAGGCGAAGGACGTGGTCCGACGTACTTTGCGCAGCTACACCAACGGGAAAGTGCTATGCGAACATGGTTGGTTTTACCACTTCCTCGATGTGCACACGGGTGAGCGCTGGAAGGAAGTCGAGATGTCGACGAGCGATTCGATCTGGTTGCTTGCCGGCGCGCTGACCTGCCGCCAGTTCTTCCATGAGGATCATGAGATTGCTGATCTCGCCACGTTGCTGTACAGCCGGTATGACTTTCCCTGGATGACGAACGGCGATGGAAAGCTGCTGTCGCACGGATGGAAGCCGGAGGGTCATCTTGCGCTGCGCTATGACAAGTATTGCCAGTTGGCCGCCATGTATCTGCTCGGTATTGGATCGCCGACGCTTCCCCTGCCGCCGGACGCCTGGTATGCCTGGGAACGCAACCCGAATCAATACGGGCAATATCATTACGTCGGCACTTCCCTGCTCTGGACGTATCAGTACCCCTTCGCGTGGTTTGATTTCCGCGGCCGACGCGAGACGCGTGGGGCAAAGGTAGATTGGTTCGCGAACTCACAGACTGCTACGCGCGCGCACCGCGAATGGTGTTACACCGATTTAGCGAAACAGTTCCCGGACTACACGCAGGACATCTGGGGGATCACCAGCTCATCGAGCCCCAAAGGCTACAAAGCCTGGGGAGGGCCGCCGCAGCACTCGAAGATTGACGGCACTGTGGTTCCCTGCGCTGCCGGAGGATCGCTGATGCTCGATCCCGACATCTGCATCCCCGCGCTGTATGCGATGAAAAAGAAATACGGCGCCACGATATGGGGCAAGTATGGATTGGCCGATGCATTCAATCCGCTGACGAACTGGGTGTCGACGGACACGCTCGGGCTGGATGTCGGGATGATGCTGTTGAGTGCAGAAAACATTCGCACAGGCAACCTATGGGCGTGGTTTATGGCGAACCCTGAGCCCCAGAGAGCAATGCAACTCGCGGGTATAGAGAAGGTCTAA